Proteins encoded by one window of Flagellimonas lutaonensis:
- a CDS encoding MFS transporter encodes MPDHIDPKKETRAPWYYLLLLILAGEAVFILPFVLPRVFRPTVLDVFGVDNTELGLCFSVYGIVALVSYLFGGPLADKYPPRKLMAVALWMTALGGLLFAAYPTFGTLQVLYGYWGFTTIFLFWAPMIKATRVWGGDTSQGKAFGFLDGGRGLTGALFGLLGVLIFSLFIAGQIHTAELFERKEAFTYVIYVSATIISIIGVLVWFFMKSGVKEQEILLPKISKEEIAQVLKLPSVWLLMVIILCAYVGYKITDVFSLYAKEVMLYDEVQSAQVGTVLLFIRPVVGVLVGIIADRSKITFWLMASFFMAIIGSLLFASGIIAPNTWLLFFLSVMIVATGIYAARALYFAVMRQGRIPLALTGTAVGLISIIGYTPDIFAGPAYGYLLDANPGEVGHQHVFVMLAVFSFVGGVSAMVYHRMYKN; translated from the coding sequence ATGCCCGACCACATAGACCCAAAAAAAGAAACACGAGCGCCTTGGTACTATTTGCTCTTACTTATTTTGGCCGGCGAAGCGGTCTTCATACTGCCTTTTGTGCTGCCGCGGGTGTTTCGTCCCACGGTGTTGGACGTGTTTGGAGTCGATAACACCGAACTGGGGCTCTGTTTTTCTGTTTACGGCATTGTGGCCTTGGTCTCATACCTTTTCGGTGGGCCTTTGGCCGATAAGTATCCGCCACGAAAATTGATGGCGGTAGCTCTGTGGATGACCGCTCTGGGCGGATTGTTGTTTGCGGCGTACCCTACGTTTGGAACACTTCAAGTACTATATGGCTACTGGGGCTTTACGACAATTTTTCTCTTTTGGGCACCCATGATAAAGGCCACCAGGGTTTGGGGAGGTGACACCTCACAGGGGAAGGCCTTTGGTTTCTTGGATGGGGGGAGAGGGCTTACGGGCGCCTTGTTCGGACTATTAGGGGTGCTGATTTTTTCGCTTTTCATTGCAGGACAAATTCATACGGCCGAACTTTTTGAACGAAAGGAAGCATTCACCTACGTCATCTACGTATCGGCAACCATTATAAGCATTATCGGCGTTTTGGTCTGGTTCTTTATGAAATCAGGTGTCAAGGAACAGGAAATACTACTGCCCAAAATATCAAAAGAAGAGATAGCCCAAGTACTGAAACTGCCTTCGGTCTGGCTATTGATGGTCATTATTCTATGCGCCTATGTGGGCTATAAGATTACAGACGTGTTTTCTCTCTACGCCAAAGAGGTGATGTTGTACGATGAGGTTCAGTCGGCACAAGTGGGCACCGTTTTGTTGTTCATTAGGCCTGTGGTAGGAGTGCTGGTGGGTATCATTGCCGATAGGTCGAAAATTACCTTTTGGTTGATGGCAAGCTTTTTTATGGCCATTATCGGGTCGTTGCTGTTCGCTTCGGGCATCATTGCCCCCAATACCTGGTTGTTGTTCTTTTTATCGGTTATGATCGTGGCCACTGGCATATATGCCGCGAGGGCCCTGTATTTTGCCGTGATGCGTCAGGGTAGAATTCCCTTGGCATTGACCGGTACTGCAGTAGGGCTAATTTCTATAATTGGGTATACCCCTGATATTTTTGCGGGTCCGGCCTATGGCTATCTTCTGGATGCCAACCCAGGCGAAGTTGGCCACCAACATGTGTTTGTAATGCTTGCGGTTTTTTCCTTTGTCGGTGGGGTATCGGCGATGGTCTATCATCGGATGTACAAGAATTAA
- a CDS encoding YdeI/OmpD-associated family protein codes for MEKIREYYFKETNEWRHWLEKNHGSPNGIYLIFYKVGHEMESMRWEEAVKVALCYGWIDSTVKSLGNGKRRQYFCPRKPKSVWSRVNKEHIKELSAAGLMHESGLRAIEIAKQNGSWHALDDVENGVVPNDLQKAFDQNKRAFENFQNFTKGQRKSYLYWLKQAKRKETRQKRIDQIINSCEQGIKYLNGRS; via the coding sequence ATGGAAAAAATCAGGGAATACTATTTCAAAGAAACCAATGAATGGCGGCATTGGCTTGAAAAGAACCACGGTTCACCCAACGGCATCTACCTGATTTTTTATAAGGTGGGGCATGAGATGGAAAGCATGCGTTGGGAAGAAGCGGTTAAAGTGGCTCTTTGCTATGGATGGATCGACAGCACCGTAAAAAGTCTTGGCAATGGCAAACGCCGTCAATACTTTTGCCCAAGAAAACCCAAAAGTGTTTGGAGCAGGGTCAACAAAGAACACATAAAGGAGCTCTCAGCGGCAGGACTCATGCACGAGAGCGGACTGAGGGCCATCGAAATTGCCAAACAAAACGGTTCTTGGCATGCATTGGACGATGTGGAGAACGGTGTGGTGCCCAACGACCTGCAAAAGGCCTTCGACCAAAACAAGCGGGCATTCGAAAACTTTCAGAATTTTACCAAAGGGCAGCGCAAAAGCTATCTCTATTGGCTCAAACAGGCAAAGCGAAAAGAGACCCGTCAGAAAAGGATAGACCAAATCATCAACTCTTGTGAACAAGGTATCAAATACCTAAACGGCAGAAGTTGA
- a CDS encoding TMEM175 family protein has protein sequence MKFLHNIGRIEAFSDAVFAFAATLMVVNFDLDTDLTLSKTDATGFLSFAVSFFVLVALWWAHYNFFRRTKYMDNVLIALNALLLFVVLYYVFPLKSLVHSWMGEGVKTKEDLSNLFVMYGIGFSLIFFCFSGMYFRAYKKSKSSEKSLNLYFYARHFAIFVLVSLISIVLALFGFGIEFGLPGFFYALLGPLCYLHSKQFYKRYELN, from the coding sequence GTGAAGTTTTTGCACAACATTGGCCGGATCGAAGCTTTTAGCGATGCCGTTTTTGCATTTGCGGCTACCTTGATGGTCGTGAACTTTGACCTTGATACCGATTTGACCCTTTCAAAAACAGATGCCACTGGTTTTTTGAGTTTCGCCGTCAGTTTTTTTGTGCTTGTGGCCCTTTGGTGGGCGCATTACAATTTCTTCAGGCGCACCAAATATATGGACAATGTACTGATAGCCCTGAATGCCCTGTTGCTTTTCGTGGTGCTTTACTATGTCTTTCCGTTGAAATCTCTAGTGCATTCTTGGATGGGTGAAGGTGTCAAGACCAAAGAAGACCTTTCGAACCTGTTTGTTATGTACGGCATCGGGTTCAGTCTTATATTTTTTTGCTTTTCCGGCATGTATTTCAGGGCCTATAAAAAATCAAAATCGAGCGAAAAATCATTGAATCTATATTTTTATGCCCGGCATTTCGCCATTTTTGTGTTGGTATCATTGATTTCGATTGTTCTTGCCCTTTTTGGTTTTGGCATCGAATTTGGTTTGCCCGGTTTTTTCTATGCACTGTTGGGTCCACTATGCTATTTACATTCAAAACAATTTTATAAACGATACGAATTGAACTGA
- a CDS encoding M1 family metallopeptidase has product MIKRLFAFFLVLTVTVSFAQEEPSYTRDEYLRGSITPEREWWDLTFYHLDIEVKPDEKYISGHNTIQYKVLKEHDVMQIDLQPPLEIKKITQGGKELSYKKAGTNAYHVLFDKSQQKGTINEVTITYAGKPREAMNAPWDGGFSWKKDQNGNHFVATSCQGLGASAWWPNKDHMYDEVDSMAISVTVPKNLMNVSNGRLRKVVDNDDTKTYHWFVNNPINNYGVNVNIGDYVHFGETYQGEKGTLDLDYYVLRDNLEKAKEQFKQVPMMMEAFEHWFGPYPFYEDGFKLVEVPYLGMEHQSSVTYGNQYQNGYLGRDLSGTGWGLKFDFIIIHEAGHEWFANNITYKDIADMWVHEGFTAYSENLYLDYHFGKEAAADYVIGTRKNIQNDRPIIGRYNLNRRGSNDMYYKGANILHTLRQLLEDDEKWRKILRKMNRVFYHQTVTSKQIEQFLSKETGIDLTQFFDQYLRTTMIPTLVYNIEGKSLKYRYINIVEGFDMPVKVKVYDKWEWIYPTATWKTYGKAVSPEKRVTVDRNFYVNVTKQ; this is encoded by the coding sequence ATGATAAAAAGACTTTTTGCATTCTTTCTGGTATTAACCGTGACTGTTTCTTTTGCACAAGAAGAACCGAGCTACACCCGCGATGAATACCTGCGCGGAAGCATCACACCCGAGCGCGAGTGGTGGGACTTGACATTTTATCACCTAGATATTGAGGTGAAACCTGATGAAAAATATATTTCTGGCCACAACACCATTCAATACAAGGTGCTCAAAGAGCATGATGTTATGCAGATCGACCTGCAGCCACCCCTTGAAATCAAGAAGATAACACAAGGTGGAAAAGAACTCTCCTATAAAAAGGCCGGCACCAATGCCTATCACGTGTTGTTTGATAAGTCACAACAAAAAGGTACCATCAACGAAGTCACCATTACCTATGCAGGTAAGCCGCGCGAGGCCATGAACGCCCCTTGGGATGGCGGTTTTTCATGGAAAAAAGATCAGAACGGCAATCATTTTGTGGCCACCTCGTGCCAAGGCCTCGGTGCCAGTGCATGGTGGCCCAACAAAGACCATATGTACGATGAGGTCGATAGCATGGCCATTAGTGTTACCGTGCCCAAGAACTTAATGAACGTTTCGAACGGCCGACTCAGAAAGGTAGTGGACAATGACGACACCAAAACCTACCATTGGTTTGTAAACAACCCCATCAACAATTATGGGGTGAACGTGAATATCGGCGACTATGTCCATTTTGGCGAAACGTATCAAGGTGAAAAGGGTACACTTGACCTTGATTACTATGTTTTGCGCGATAATCTTGAAAAGGCCAAAGAGCAGTTCAAGCAAGTTCCGATGATGATGGAGGCATTTGAGCATTGGTTTGGCCCTTACCCTTTTTATGAAGACGGCTTTAAACTGGTAGAGGTGCCCTATTTGGGTATGGAGCACCAAAGCTCTGTCACCTATGGCAACCAATACCAAAACGGCTACTTGGGAAGAGATCTTTCAGGTACCGGCTGGGGGCTAAAATTCGATTTCATCATTATACACGAAGCGGGCCACGAATGGTTTGCCAACAATATTACCTACAAAGACATTGCCGATATGTGGGTGCACGAAGGGTTTACCGCCTACTCGGAAAACCTGTATTTGGACTATCATTTTGGTAAGGAAGCTGCCGCTGATTATGTTATCGGAACGCGGAAAAATATTCAAAATGATCGGCCGATCATCGGAAGGTATAATTTGAACAGAAGAGGCTCGAACGACATGTACTACAAAGGGGCCAATATATTGCACACCCTACGTCAACTGCTTGAGGATGATGAAAAATGGCGAAAGATCCTGAGAAAGATGAACCGTGTTTTTTATCACCAAACGGTTACCTCAAAACAAATCGAACAATTTTTGAGCAAAGAAACCGGTATTGACCTTACCCAGTTTTTTGATCAATATCTGAGAACAACCATGATTCCCACTTTGGTGTATAATATTGAGGGAAAATCACTTAAATATCGCTATATCAATATCGTGGAAGGATTTGACATGCCGGTAAAAGTCAAGGTTTATGATAAATGGGAATGGATATACCCCACTGCAACTTGGAAAACCTATGGTAAAGCTGTCTCCCCAGAGAAACGGGTAACTGTTGACCGAAATTTTTATGTGAACGTAACAAAACAATAA
- a CDS encoding ThuA domain-containing protein has translation MKKITFLLSVLLVSSLASCEKKKEGNPRVLVFSKTMGFEHASIPTGIAAIQKLGTENGFEVDTTRNAEAFTDETLKQYSAIIFLSTTGNVLDHRQEAAFERYIQAGGGFVGIHAATDTEYDWGWYTKLVGGQFLSHPNGTPEADFIIKDKNFPATEFFTDTVWHRTDELYNFKKLNPDVNVLITVDESTYEGGENGDFHPMSWYHEFDGGRSFYTAAGHTDESFSEELFLKHVLGGIQYAIGKNLELDYGKATSQIPPDADRFTKKVLVEGEFFEPTEMAVLPNNDVLIAQRRGEIMLYSNETQELKQVAFLDVYHKTLNTPGVNAEEGLMGLQKDPDYANNHWIYAYYAPTGDKWVNRLSRFKYKDGVFDLDSEQVILEVESQREICCHTGGSIAFGGDGLLYLSTGDNSTPFDEPNAPYVNKGYAPLNDLPGKEQYDARRSSGNTNDLRGKILRIKVNEDGSYDIPKGNLFPQGTEKTRPEIYTMGHRNPYRISVDPKNGYLYWGDVGPDAGEDDLANRGPRGYDEVGQARQAGNYGWPLFIADNKAYLDYDYATGESGAAFDPEKPINDSRNNTGLRELPPAQPAMIFYPYAPTQDFPQVGTGGRNAMAGPVYYSDFYEGENKLPDYYDGKVMIYEWMRGWMMAVTLFEDGTLNKMEPFAPDVKVNNLIDMEISDDGRIYLLEYGSGWFTQNEDSGLSYIEYNGGNRPPLIDSFIVDKTSGRLPLEVTATVQAHDREKDAISYVWDFGNGETKETSENSIQHIYSEPGEYKVSVAVKDSKGASQKSNLVRITAGNSRPVVSIDLKGGNSSFFIAGAPIEYEVRVEDPDGTEINTENIFVSVDYLEGMDQVNMSMGHQKVSAAVTGKALTQSMDCKACHKEREGSIGPNYLEIAEKYKDQEDAMAYLQKKIAEGGSGVWGEVMMPAHPNITQDETRQIAQYIQSLVADQASKKSLPPFGKIVPQPTQGSKVLVLTASYTDEGQGSVTPLTGTTSAYLQSSTVGFSKNTKADGMSYVKFGGMDLLVLPEDESWFALENIDLTGVKNVMLTLGWQAPPTASITFELRKDSPDGALLGSGTMTAPAVPQPGGMLMINLDNAVNDTVDELYFVYKPAEGENRGPAPVALVNATFN, from the coding sequence ATGAAAAAAATCACATTTCTTTTATCCGTATTACTTGTATCGTCTTTGGCCAGTTGTGAGAAAAAAAAGGAGGGCAACCCAAGAGTATTGGTTTTTTCAAAAACCATGGGTTTTGAACATGCTTCCATCCCCACAGGTATTGCTGCCATCCAAAAATTGGGTACCGAAAACGGGTTTGAGGTCGATACGACCAGAAACGCCGAAGCATTTACCGATGAAACACTGAAACAGTATTCGGCCATTATCTTTTTAAGTACCACGGGCAATGTTCTTGACCATAGGCAAGAGGCTGCCTTTGAGCGCTATATTCAGGCCGGTGGGGGTTTTGTGGGCATCCATGCCGCAACCGACACCGAATACGACTGGGGCTGGTACACGAAATTGGTCGGGGGCCAGTTTTTGAGCCATCCGAATGGTACCCCAGAGGCTGATTTCATCATCAAGGATAAAAACTTTCCCGCCACCGAGTTTTTTACCGATACCGTTTGGCACCGAACTGATGAGCTGTACAACTTCAAGAAGTTGAATCCCGATGTAAATGTGCTGATCACTGTTGATGAATCGACCTACGAGGGCGGCGAAAACGGTGATTTTCACCCTATGAGCTGGTACCACGAGTTTGATGGTGGGCGGTCTTTTTATACGGCCGCAGGACATACCGATGAAAGTTTTTCAGAAGAACTGTTCTTGAAACACGTACTGGGTGGAATCCAATATGCCATTGGCAAGAACCTAGAACTTGATTATGGCAAGGCCACTTCACAGATTCCACCAGATGCCGACAGGTTCACCAAAAAGGTCTTGGTAGAAGGCGAATTTTTTGAGCCTACCGAAATGGCTGTTTTGCCCAATAACGATGTGTTGATCGCACAGCGCCGGGGCGAGATCATGCTGTATTCGAATGAAACGCAAGAATTGAAACAAGTTGCCTTTTTGGATGTGTACCATAAAACGTTGAACACCCCGGGAGTCAATGCAGAAGAGGGGTTGATGGGCCTTCAAAAAGACCCTGACTATGCCAACAATCATTGGATCTATGCCTATTATGCGCCCACTGGCGACAAATGGGTAAATCGCCTTTCGCGGTTTAAGTATAAAGATGGGGTCTTTGACCTAGATTCTGAACAGGTGATTCTCGAGGTAGAGAGCCAACGTGAAATATGTTGCCATACGGGCGGATCGATCGCTTTTGGGGGCGATGGACTGCTGTATCTGTCCACCGGGGATAATTCCACCCCCTTTGACGAGCCCAATGCACCTTATGTCAACAAGGGCTATGCCCCATTGAATGACCTACCGGGGAAAGAACAGTACGATGCCCGGCGTTCTTCTGGCAATACCAACGACCTGCGCGGAAAGATCCTTCGAATAAAAGTCAACGAAGATGGCTCGTATGATATTCCAAAGGGCAATCTATTTCCACAGGGAACCGAAAAGACGCGACCTGAAATCTACACCATGGGCCACCGTAATCCATACCGTATATCCGTAGACCCAAAGAATGGCTATCTGTATTGGGGCGATGTTGGTCCTGATGCCGGTGAAGATGACTTGGCCAATCGGGGTCCCAGAGGCTATGATGAGGTGGGTCAAGCACGCCAGGCCGGTAATTATGGCTGGCCCCTGTTCATAGCCGACAATAAGGCGTACCTTGATTACGATTATGCCACGGGAGAAAGCGGTGCCGCTTTTGATCCGGAAAAACCCATAAACGATTCGCGAAACAACACTGGCTTGCGGGAGTTGCCCCCTGCCCAACCGGCCATGATCTTCTACCCATATGCGCCTACCCAAGATTTTCCACAAGTGGGCACAGGTGGCCGCAATGCCATGGCAGGCCCCGTGTACTATTCAGACTTTTATGAAGGTGAGAACAAACTGCCTGACTATTATGATGGAAAAGTTATGATTTATGAATGGATGCGCGGTTGGATGATGGCCGTTACGCTTTTTGAGGATGGTACCTTGAACAAAATGGAACCCTTTGCACCAGACGTAAAGGTCAACAATCTGATTGATATGGAAATCAGTGATGACGGCCGTATCTACCTGCTCGAGTATGGTAGCGGTTGGTTCACACAAAACGAAGACTCTGGGTTGTCATACATTGAATATAATGGGGGAAACCGACCACCACTCATCGATAGTTTCATAGTTGACAAGACATCTGGAAGGCTGCCCTTAGAGGTTACTGCGACCGTACAGGCCCATGATAGGGAAAAGGATGCAATAAGTTATGTATGGGATTTTGGTAACGGTGAAACCAAGGAAACATCGGAGAACAGCATTCAACATATCTATTCTGAACCCGGCGAATACAAGGTCTCCGTTGCGGTGAAAGATAGCAAGGGCGCTTCACAGAAGAGCAATCTGGTACGTATTACCGCAGGCAATTCAAGACCCGTGGTGTCCATTGACCTGAAAGGTGGCAATTCATCGTTTTTCATAGCAGGCGCACCGATCGAATACGAGGTGCGGGTCGAAGATCCCGACGGGACCGAGATCAACACAGAAAATATTTTTGTCTCGGTCGACTATCTAGAGGGAATGGATCAGGTAAACATGTCGATGGGCCATCAAAAAGTGTCGGCGGCGGTCACCGGAAAAGCCCTGACACAATCGATGGACTGTAAGGCTTGCCATAAAGAGCGTGAGGGTTCCATAGGGCCCAACTACCTTGAGATTGCCGAAAAATATAAAGATCAAGAAGATGCCATGGCCTACCTTCAAAAGAAAATCGCTGAAGGAGGTTCTGGTGTTTGGGGTGAGGTGATGATGCCCGCACACCCGAATATCACCCAAGATGAAACGCGACAGATAGCGCAATATATCCAGTCTTTGGTGGCAGATCAAGCTTCTAAAAAGTCGCTGCCTCCCTTCGGTAAAATTGTACCACAACCCACCCAAGGATCTAAGGTACTGGTGTTGACGGCCAGTTACACAGATGAAGGGCAGGGCAGTGTTACACCACTCACAGGAACGACAAGTGCCTATTTGCAAAGCAGTACCGTTGGCTTTAGCAAGAATACCAAAGCAGACGGAATGAGCTATGTGAAATTTGGAGGCATGGACCTATTGGTGCTGCCTGAAGACGAAAGTTGGTTTGCCTTGGAAAATATAGACCTGACCGGGGTAAAAAATGTGATGCTCACACTGGGTTGGCAAGCGCCACCAACAGCCAGTATTACATTTGAACTCAGAAAAGATAGTCCTGATGGGGCATTGCTAGGGTCTGGCACCATGACGGCCCCAGCAGTTCCCCAGCCAGGTGGCATGCTCATGATAAATTTGGACAATGCTGTTAATGATACGGTAGATGAACTATATTTCGTGTACAAGCCCGCTGAAGGGGAAAACCGTGGCCCTGCACCTGTGGCCTTGGTGAATGCAACCTTCAACTAA
- a CDS encoding M28 family metallopeptidase, with product MKKLLFLSLLIPLISQSQTDPRLYRIIDAVSAKRIEKDITILANFGTRHTLSDTVSNTRGIGAARRWIKSEFEKISADCDNCLEVFYQKNFIKKGEGRRIVKDVWVVNVVAIQRGTKYPNRFIIMSGDIDSRVSDPNDYTSDSPGANDNASGMAGTIEVARVLSKYEFESSIIYVGLSGEEQGLYGGKGLAEYAKQQGWDIVGILNNDMIGNIKGVDGVISNRDFRIFSEPVPPTETEEQRGARRFYGGEVDGISRQLARYVHKTTKTYMPEMNPMMIYRLDRFGRGGHHRPFNDAGFAGIRIMEAHENYTQQHQDIRVENGIAYGDVLEHVNFDYAKKLSAVNAINLASIAWAPPAPEKVEIGGIVEPSARLRWTKVDGAKGYKIYWRDTTSPTWDNYRYVGDVTEHTLDGIVIDNYFFGVAAVGENGHESLVVFPSGVFR from the coding sequence ATGAAGAAACTCCTTTTCCTGTCACTGCTCATACCTCTTATTTCGCAATCACAGACCGATCCTCGCCTTTACCGGATTATCGATGCTGTTTCTGCAAAGCGTATTGAAAAAGACATCACCATACTTGCCAATTTTGGTACACGCCATACCTTGAGCGACACCGTTTCGAATACACGCGGCATTGGCGCGGCACGGCGCTGGATAAAAAGTGAATTTGAGAAGATTTCAGCTGATTGCGATAACTGTTTGGAGGTGTTCTATCAAAAAAACTTCATTAAAAAGGGCGAAGGGCGCCGTATTGTGAAAGATGTTTGGGTGGTCAACGTGGTCGCGATACAGAGGGGCACCAAATACCCCAACCGCTTCATTATTATGAGCGGGGATATAGACTCTCGTGTCAGCGACCCCAATGACTACACCTCTGATTCCCCCGGGGCAAACGATAATGCCAGCGGAATGGCCGGTACCATTGAAGTGGCACGTGTACTTTCAAAATATGAGTTTGAGAGCAGTATCATCTATGTTGGGCTTTCTGGGGAAGAACAAGGGTTATATGGCGGAAAAGGATTGGCAGAATATGCCAAGCAGCAAGGCTGGGATATTGTCGGTATACTGAACAACGATATGATAGGAAACATCAAAGGGGTGGATGGTGTGATCAGCAATCGTGATTTTAGAATATTCTCAGAACCCGTTCCGCCCACTGAAACAGAAGAACAAAGGGGGGCCAGACGGTTCTACGGCGGGGAGGTCGATGGTATTTCGCGCCAGTTGGCACGGTACGTGCACAAAACCACCAAAACCTATATGCCAGAAATGAACCCTATGATGATCTATCGATTGGACAGGTTTGGCCGGGGTGGCCACCATCGCCCGTTCAACGATGCAGGATTTGCGGGCATTCGCATTATGGAAGCGCACGAAAACTATACCCAACAACACCAAGACATACGGGTTGAAAACGGTATCGCCTATGGCGATGTGCTAGAGCATGTGAATTTTGACTACGCCAAAAAGCTCTCCGCAGTAAATGCCATCAACCTAGCTTCCATTGCATGGGCACCCCCAGCACCTGAAAAGGTCGAAATCGGCGGTATTGTCGAACCATCGGCCAGATTGAGGTGGACAAAGGTGGATGGGGCAAAGGGCTATAAAATCTATTGGCGTGACACCACTTCACCCACTTGGGACAATTATCGTTATGTGGGCGACGTTACAGAACATACACTCGATGGTATCGTAATAGACAATTATTTCTTCGGTGTGGCCGCAGTAGGTGAAAACGGACACGAAAGTTTGGTAGTATTTCCTTCAGGCGTTTTTAGATAA